TGTTTTGATATTTAAGATAATAGGCATGTTCCCAAACATCTAAACAAAGTATCGGCACTCCTTGGCAACCCGAATTGGGAATAAGGTGATTTTCTTGATTGACAGTGGAGTTTATTTCTAATGTTCCGTTTTTAACACAAAGCCATGCCCAACCTGAGCCAAATCGAGTGAGAGCCGTTTGTGTAAATATCTCTTGAAACTTTTCAAAAGTTCCAAAAGCAGAGGTCAATGCTGATGCCATCTTCTCTGTAGGAGCATTTTCTCCTGCTTTCATTATATTCCAAAACATACTATGATTCCAATGCCCTCCTCCGTTATTTTTTATTGCAGGAATATGAGAATACTTTTGCAATAATTCCTCCAAGGACTTTCCGTGTAGTTGTGTATCGGAATGGATGGCTTTATTGAGGTTATCTACGTAAGCCCGGTGATGCTTTCCATGATGAATTTCCATTGTCTTTGCATCAATATATGGTTCTAAAGCATCAAAAGGATATGGAAGAGACGGAAGCTCAAATAATTCCATAGCTCTATTCTCTTTTTTTTTCTCCCCAAAAGCAGATAAAACCCCTGCTGCCACAGTTCCTACCATTGATTTTTTTACAAATTCTCTTCTTTTCATTGTTTATGTTTATTAAGAAGTTCAATTATTTATTAATTATACTGTTTGTTTTCATACAAATCAAACAAATGTAGAGAATGTATGAGAACGTTCTCATAATAGAAAAAAAAAATATTTTCAAAGAATTATATGTAATTACGTGTATTATCATTACAAAAATCAAAAAATATGCAATAAATTTTCGTGTTTCA
The nucleotide sequence above comes from Chitinophagaceae bacterium. Encoded proteins:
- a CDS encoding superoxide dismutase; this translates as MELFELPSLPYPFDALEPYIDAKTMEIHHGKHHRAYVDNLNKAIHSDTQLHGKSLEELLQKYSHIPAIKNNGGGHWNHSMFWNIMKAGENAPTEKMASALTSAFGTFEKFQEIFTQTALTRFGSGWAWLCVKNGTLEINSTVNQENHLIPNSGCQGVPILCLDVWEHAYYLKYQNKRIEYIQAFYKVINWTEVEKRMVEVR